TCGCCGCGAGCACCGCGCCGAGCCAAAGCGCCGGGTTGTCGGTGGAGTCGGCCTGCAACTCCGGCGCCGCCTCGGCCGCCTGGTCGAGCAGGTCGGCGATGTCGGCGCCGGCCAGACCGGACGGCACCAGGCCGAACGCGGTCAGCGCGCTGTACCGCCCGCCGACGTTCGGGTCCGCGAGGAACGTCTTGCGGTAACCCTCGTCCGCCGACAGCTTCTCGAACGGCGAACCCGGGTCCGTCACGACGACGATCCGCGACGCCGCGTCGATCCCCGCGTCGGTGAACGCCTTCGCGAAGGTACGGCGGTGGCTGTCGGTCTCGACCGTCCCGCCGGACTTGCTGGACACCACGATCACGGTCTTCGACAGGTCACCGTCCAGAGCGCGCTTGACCACGCTCGGGTCGGTCGAGTCGAGGACGACGAGCTCCACGCCCGCCGTCCGGGTGATGACCTCCGGCGCCAGCGACGAGCCGCCCATACCGGACAGCACGATCCGGTCCAGGCCCTCGGACCGCAGGTCGGCCTGCAGCGCCTCGATCTCGGCCAGTAGCGGCCGCGAGGTGTCGTGCAGATCGACCCAGCCGAGCCGGATCGACGCCTCGGACTCGGCGTCCGGGCCCCAGATCGTCGCGTCCTTCGCGGCGATCCGGGACGCGATCTTCTCCTCGACCAGCTTGTCGACGACCTCGGCCCAGTCGCCGTTCTGCGTGCTTACCTTCGGAGCGCTCACTTGGTGGCCGCCTTGAGGGCCGACGCGACGGTGTCCTGCAGCTCCGACCAGGAGGCGTCGAACTTCGAGACGCCCTCGTCCTCGAGCAGCTGCACGACCTCGTCGTACGAGATGCCGAGCTTCTCCAGGTCGTCGATCACCTTGCGGTCGCCGGCGTAGTCGCCGCGGACCGTGTCGCCGGTGATCTCGCTGTGCTCCTCGACCGCCTTGATGGTTGCCTCGGGCATCGTGTTCACGACACCACGGGTGACCAGGTTGTCGACGTACAGCGTGGGGGAGTACGACGGGTCCTTGGTGCCGGTGGACGCCCACAGCGGACGCTGCGGCTTGGCGCCGGCGGTCTCGAGCTCGCGCCAGCGGTCGGAGCCGAAGATCTCCTCGTACGCCTCGAACGCGAGCCGGGCGTTGGCGATCGCGGCCTTGCCCTTGAGCGCCTTGGCCTCGTCGGTGCCGATCGCGTCCAGCCGCTTGTCGATCTCGCTGTCGACCCGGCTGACGAAGAACGACGCGACGCTGGCCATCTTGGTGACGTCGTGACCGTTCTCGACGGCCTGCTCGAGGCCGGTCAGGAACGCGTCCGCGACGGCCTTGTAGCGCTCCAGCGAGAAGATCAGCGTCACGTTCACGCTGATCCCGGCGGCCAGCGTCTGGGTGATCGCCGGCAGGCCCGCCTTGGTCGCGGGGATCTTGATGAAGACGTTCTCCCGGCCGACGATGTCCCACAGCTGCTTGGCCTGCTCGACCGTCTTCGCGGTGTCGTGCGCCAGGGTCGGCTCGACCTCGATCGACACCCGGCCGTCCTGACCCTCGGAGTCGTCGTACGCCGGCTTGAACACGTCGGCGGCGTCGCGGACGTCGCTGGTCGTGATCACCCGGATCGCCTCGTCGACGGACACGCCCTGGGCGGCCAGCCCGCTCACTGTCTCGGCGTACGCGTCGGCGTCCGAGATGGCCTTGGCGAAGATGGTCGGGTTCGTGGTCACACCGACCACGTGCTTGTCCTCGATCAGGGCCTGCAGGCTGCCGCTCGTCAGTCGCTCACGGGACAGGTCGTCCAGCCAGATGGAGACACCCGCGTCGGCGAGTGCTTTCAAGCGATCGTTCATGTGTCCGATGCCTTCTTCCCGAATGTTCTGTTGTCGTCTTCAGTTGGCGTCGGCCGGTCCGACCGGGCCGGCGGCGGAGCGTCCGGGCGGCACGCCCGGTCCGCTGATCGCCGCGGCGGCGGCGATGCTGTCCTTCGCGGCCTGCACGACCGCGTCGGTGGTGATGCCGAACTCGTCGTAGAGCGTCTGGTACGCCGCGGACGCGCCGTAGTGCTCCACGCTCACCGAGCGGCCGGCGTCGCCGACGATGTCGTGCCAGCTCAGCGCGATCCCGGCCTCGACCGAGACCCGGGCCCGCACGTCCGCCGGGATCACGGACTCGCGGTACGCGTCATCCTGCTCGTCGAACCACTCACGCGACGGCATCGAGACAACGCGGGCGTTCACGCCTTCCTCGGCCAGCTTGGCCCGCGCCTCGACGGCGAGCTGGACCTCGGAGCCGGTGCCGATCAGGACGACGTCCGGCGTACCTTCCGTGTCCAGCAGCACGTACGCGCCCTTGTGCACGTTCTCCGTGGTCGCGAAGCCATCGGCGCCCCGCGGGAAGGTCGGCACGTTCTGCCGGGTCAGCACCAGGCCGGCCGGGCGGTCGGTGTGCTCGAGGATGGTGGCCCACGCGGCCGCGGTCTCGTTCGCGTCACCAGGCCGTACGACGTCCAGGCCCGGGATCGCCCGCAGCGCCGAGATGTGCTCGATCGGCTGGTGCGTCGGACCGTCCTCGCCGAGGCCGATCGAGTCGTGCGTCCAGACGTACGTCACCGGCAGCTGCATCAGCGCGGCCAGCCGGACCGCCGGGCGCATGTAGTCCGAGAAGACCAGGAAGGTACCGCCGTACGGGCGGGTCAGGCCGTGCAGCGCGATGCCGTTCAGCACCGAGCCCATGGCGTGCTCGCGGATACCGAAGTGCAGCACCCGGCCGTACTCGTCGCCCTGGAACTCCTCGGTCGAGTGCTCCTTGGGGATGAACGACGGCTGCCCCTTCGGCGTGGTGTTGTTCGAGCCGGCCAGGTCGGCCGAGCCGCCCCACAGCTCCGGCAGTTCCGGCGCCAGCTTGGTGAGCACCTCGCCGGACGCCGCGCGGGTCGCGACGCCCTTGGTATCGGCGTCCCAGCTCGGGAGTTGGTCCTTCCAGCCTGCCGGCAGTTCACGCTTCGAGAGCCGGTCCAGCAGCGCAGCCCGCTCCGGGTTCGCGGCCTTCCACTCGTCGAACTTCGCGGTCCACTCGGTCTCGATCGCCTTGCCGCGGTCCAGCGCCTCGCGGGTGTGCGCGATCACGTCGTCGGCCACCTGGAACGTCTGCTCCGGATCCCAGCCGAGGATCTCCTTGGTCGCCGCGACCTCCGCGGCGCCGAGGGCGTTGCCGTGGACCTTGCCGGTGCCCTTCTTGGTGGCCGCCGGCCAGCCGATGATCGTGCGCAGCTGGATGAAGGTCGGTTTGTCGGTGACCGCGTTACCGGCCTCGATGGCGTCGTACAGGGCCTGGACGTCCTCGTGGTAGCCGGTGCCGCCGTCGGTCCAGTCGACGCTCCGGACATCCCAGCCGTACGCCGCGTAGCGGGCCGAGACGTCCTCGGAGAACGCGATGTTGGTGTCGTCCTCGATCGAGATCTTGTTGTCGTCCCAGATGACCGTCAGGTTGCCGAGCTTCTGGTGACCGGCGAGCGACGAGGACTCTGCCGAGACGCCTTCCTCCAGGTCACCGTCGGAGGCGATCACGTAGACGTGGTGGTCGAACACGCCCTCACCAGCGGCCGCCTCCGGCTCCAGCAGGCCGCGCTCGCGGCGGGCCGCCATCGCCATGCCGACCGCGTTGCCGACGCCCTGGCCGAGCGGGCCGGTCGTGGTCTCGACGCCGGCGGTGTGCCGGTACTCGGGGTGGCCCGGGGTCTTGCTGCCCCAGGTCCGCAGCGACTTCAGGTCGTCCAGCTCGAGGCCGAAGCCGGCCAGGTAGAGCTGGATGTACAGGGTCAGGCTGGAATGCCCCGCGGACAGCACGAACCGGTCGCGGCCGGCCCAGTGGGTATCGGCCGGGTTGTGCCGCATCACCTTCTGGAACAGCAGGTACGCCGCCGGTGCGAGGCTCATCGCCGTACCGGGATGTCCGTTGCCGACCTTCTCGACCGCATCCATCGCGAGCACCCGTACGGTGTCGACCGCGCGCTGGTCGAGCTCGGTCCATTCAAGCTTTGGGCTGGTCTTCTCCGTCACGCCGGCGGCGCTCCTCTCGATGGTGATCTTCTCGCTCAGGATGAGCCTACTGTGGCTTGCTCATTCCGTTGTGCACCCTTCGACTGTTTGTCAACCGTTCAGCGGATCCGGCTGTTCCCGAGGTATCGGAGGGGGGTGCGAGAACTCTCCTACGGGGCGTCGTAGACTGCTGAATCGTCAGCGCCGCTCATCCGGCGTCAACCCACTCTGTTCGAGGTGTTCGTGACGGCCGTCGACCCGCGTCCCGCCGCGACGACGTCGTACCCGACGCCGCTGCCGGACGCTACTGCTGTGGTGAGTCCGTCGGTGCGCGACGTGGTGAAGGCGTACGTCGGTCTGACCAAGCCGCGCATCATCGAGCTGCTCCTGATCACCACCGTGCCGGTGATGTTCCTGGCAGCCGGTGGCGTGCCCGGTCTCGAGGTGGTCGTGGCCACCCTGATCGGCGGCATCCTGGCCTCCGGCAGCGCCAACACGATCAACTGCGTGCTCGACCGCGACATCGACGAGCAGATGCGCCGGACCCGGCGCCGCCCGCTGCCGCGGCACGCGGTCAGCCCGCGCTCCGCGACGATCTTCGGTGTCGTGCTGGGCGTGCTGGCCACCCTCGAGCTCGGCTTCTACGTGAACTGGCTGTCGTCCGGCCTGGCCCTGGCCGCGAACCTGTTCTACGTCTTCGGCTACACGATGCTGCTCAAGCGCCGGACCGTGCAGAACATCGTCTGGGGCGGGATCGCCGGCTGCTTCCCGACCCTGATCGGCTGGACCGCGGTCACCGGCGAGCTGGCCTGGACGCCGGTCGTGCTGTTCCTGGTGGTCTTCTTCTGGACGCCGCCGCACACCTGGTCGCTCGCGATGCGGTACCGCGAGGACTACGCGTCGGTCGACGTGCCGATGCTCCCCGTGGTCGCCACCCCGGTCGCCACCGCGCGGCAGATCATGGCGTACTCCGTGGTCATGGTGATCACGTCGCTCGCGCTCTGGCCGGTCGGCGACACCGGCTGGGTGTACCCGTTGGCCGCGATCGTGCTCGGTTTCGTGTTCCTTCGCGAGGCGCGCCGGTTGTTGCTCCGGGCCCACACCGGCGCGGACGGCCCCGCACTGCGCCCGATGCGGCTCTTCCACTTCTCGAATATCTACCTCGCGCTGCTGTTCATCGCCGCGGCCATTGATCCGCTCCTGCGCTAAGACCTGGCACTGAGAGTCGCACCGCGGGTGCGATGCGTTTTCCCGTTGACCTGATCGTGATCTGATGTTGCGATGGGCTCCTGCCTGTGGAGGGGGATCCACGCCTGGGGAGGCGTAGCAACAGGGGGATTCGCATGGGTGTACGAACACGCATCGCCGCGGTCGCGGCACTCGCACTGACCGGTTCGCTCCTGGTCGTAGGCCAGGCCGAGGCCGGTCACAGCCACTCGAGTCTGAGGCCGGTGGCAACAGGTCTGAACGGTCCGCGCGGCGTCTCGACGTACGCGAACAAGGTCATCTACAGCGTCACCGACGGCTCGGTGTACGTGACCGACGGCCACCGGACCCTGAAGCTCGGCACGGTGCCGGGCACGGCTGGGTTCCCGCCGGCGATCGACACGAACAAGTGGGGTACGACGTACGCGCTGACCGGCGCGGGCGGTGAGCCGGGGCAGCCGCCGGTGCCGGGGATCACGACGCTCTACCGGATGCGGTACGGGAAGGCACCGGTCAAGATCGCCGACATCGGCGCATACCAGAAGAAGGATCCGGACCCGTACGACCTGGAGCAGAACCCGACCGACTCCAACCCGTTCGGACTCGCCGCGCTGAGCGACGGCACGGTCCTGGTCTCGGACGCCGCCGGCAACGACCTGCTCCGGGTCTGGCCGAACGGCCACATCAAGACGGTCGCGAAACTCAAGCCACGCGTCGTGAACGTCCCGCCCGGTCTGCCTGCCACGGACCCGGACGGCAACCCGCTGCCGCCGGCCGGTACGCCGATCCCGGCCGAGGCCGTCGCTACGTCGGTGACGGTCGGCTCCGACGGTTACTGGTACGTCGGTGAGCTCCGCGGCTTCCCGGCCACGCCGGGGACCTCGCAGATCTGGCGGATCAAGCCCGGCTCGGTGGGCGCCGTGTGCGACCCGGACAGGCCGTACAAGGGCAACTGCCAGCGGTACGCCGACGGGTACACGTCGATCGTGGACCTGGCCGGAGGACCGCGGGGAACGCTCGCGGTCGTCGAGCTGGACAAGGCCAGCTGGCTGAAGTTCGAGCTGACCGGCCCGACGAAGGGCGGCCTGTTCCTGCAGTACCCGGGCAAGTCCCACAAGGCCGGGTACAAGCGCGAACTGGTGAAGGACCAGCTGACGCTGCCGGGCGGCGCCGGCTTCAACCGCGCAGGGCAGCTGTTCGTCTCCGCGTCGGTCTTCGGCCCAGGAGCGGTCTACAGAGTTAGGTACTGAGTGACACGCGGGACGTCCGTCAGGTGGCGGGGGTTCCGCGTTCGCCGTAGACGGCGGTGACGAGGGCGATCAGTAGGCCGGCGAGGAACATGTGGACGAGGACGAGGCCCCATGGCAGGCCGGTGAAGTACTGCGTGAAGCCGACGGCGCCCTGCAGAAGTTCGATCGCCAGGAGCCAGGCGGCGAGCTTGCGCAGCGTCCGTGAGGTCGCGGTCACGCGGGTCGCGATCACCAGCGCGATCGAGATTCCGAGCAGGCCGAAGACGACGTCGGAGTGCAGCTGGCTGACCAGCTCGGGGTCGAAACCGTTGCGGCCGGTCTCCGGATCGCCCGAGTGCGGACCGGCCCCGGTGACAATGGTGCCGAGGGCAACGGTCAGCCAGACCGCCACCACGGCAGCCGTTGCGAGCGCGCGGACCACCGGGGGAGTGTGCGGGTACGGGCTGGTGCGCGACCGGCGCATCATCGCGACGGTCAGTGTGATGATGACCGGTGAGACCAGGAAGTGCGCCGAGACGATCCAGGGGTTCAGGCCGGTGAGCACACTGATGCCGCCGATCACGCCCTGCAGCGGGACCCCGAGCGCGGCCGCGGTCGCCAGCCGGCGCAGGTCCCGCCGGATCGGGCGGTAGCGCATCACGACCAGCCAGGTGAGGATCGCGACGATCGCGACGACGAACCCGAGCATCCGGTTGGTGAACTCGATCGCGCCGTGGATGCCGAGGGCGGCGTGCGGGACGTACGAGTCGTCGGTGCAGGACGGCCAGGTCGGGCAGCCGAGTCCCGAGCCGGTCAGCCGGACCAGTCCGCCGGTGACCACGATGCCGATGTTCACCACGATCGACGCCCAGCCCCAGCGCCGGACGACGTCCAGGCTCGGCTCGGGAACCAGTCGCCAGAATCCGCTGACTGGCTCAGTCTCTTGGGGCGGGGTCTCGGTCGTCATCACCGGCACACTCTAAAGGTCAATCCCAGCGGAACGTGCGGGAGACCAGGTACCCCAGCACGCCCGCCCAGAGTGCCAGCGACAACGCCGCCGCCCACGGAATCACCCCTTCGACCGTCGAATTCGCGATCCCGTTGGCGAGCGCGGCACTCGGCAGCAGGCGTACGACGCCTTGCATGCCTTCCGGGTACTCGTCGACGGGCGTCATGATCGCGCCGCCCACGAGCAGCAGCAGGTACAGCAGGTTCGCCGCGGCCAAGGTCGCCTCGGCCCGCAGTACGCCGGCCATCAGCAGACCCAGCGACGCGAAGGCCGCCGTACCGCACAGAACAGTGAGGACGAC
This Kribbella sp. NBC_00482 DNA region includes the following protein-coding sequences:
- the tal gene encoding transaldolase, whose protein sequence is MNDRLKALADAGVSIWLDDLSRERLTSGSLQALIEDKHVVGVTTNPTIFAKAISDADAYAETVSGLAAQGVSVDEAIRVITTSDVRDAADVFKPAYDDSEGQDGRVSIEVEPTLAHDTAKTVEQAKQLWDIVGRENVFIKIPATKAGLPAITQTLAAGISVNVTLIFSLERYKAVADAFLTGLEQAVENGHDVTKMASVASFFVSRVDSEIDKRLDAIGTDEAKALKGKAAIANARLAFEAYEEIFGSDRWRELETAGAKPQRPLWASTGTKDPSYSPTLYVDNLVTRGVVNTMPEATIKAVEEHSEITGDTVRGDYAGDRKVIDDLEKLGISYDEVVQLLEDEGVSKFDASWSELQDTVASALKAATK
- the tkt gene encoding transketolase — encoded protein: MTEKTSPKLEWTELDQRAVDTVRVLAMDAVEKVGNGHPGTAMSLAPAAYLLFQKVMRHNPADTHWAGRDRFVLSAGHSSLTLYIQLYLAGFGLELDDLKSLRTWGSKTPGHPEYRHTAGVETTTGPLGQGVGNAVGMAMAARRERGLLEPEAAAGEGVFDHHVYVIASDGDLEEGVSAESSSLAGHQKLGNLTVIWDDNKISIEDDTNIAFSEDVSARYAAYGWDVRSVDWTDGGTGYHEDVQALYDAIEAGNAVTDKPTFIQLRTIIGWPAATKKGTGKVHGNALGAAEVAATKEILGWDPEQTFQVADDVIAHTREALDRGKAIETEWTAKFDEWKAANPERAALLDRLSKRELPAGWKDQLPSWDADTKGVATRAASGEVLTKLAPELPELWGGSADLAGSNNTTPKGQPSFIPKEHSTEEFQGDEYGRVLHFGIREHAMGSVLNGIALHGLTRPYGGTFLVFSDYMRPAVRLAALMQLPVTYVWTHDSIGLGEDGPTHQPIEHISALRAIPGLDVVRPGDANETAAAWATILEHTDRPAGLVLTRQNVPTFPRGADGFATTENVHKGAYVLLDTEGTPDVVLIGTGSEVQLAVEARAKLAEEGVNARVVSMPSREWFDEQDDAYRESVIPADVRARVSVEAGIALSWHDIVGDAGRSVSVEHYGASAAYQTLYDEFGITTDAVVQAAKDSIAAAAAISGPGVPPGRSAAGPVGPADAN
- a CDS encoding heme o synthase yields the protein MTAVDPRPAATTSYPTPLPDATAVVSPSVRDVVKAYVGLTKPRIIELLLITTVPVMFLAAGGVPGLEVVVATLIGGILASGSANTINCVLDRDIDEQMRRTRRRPLPRHAVSPRSATIFGVVLGVLATLELGFYVNWLSSGLALAANLFYVFGYTMLLKRRTVQNIVWGGIAGCFPTLIGWTAVTGELAWTPVVLFLVVFFWTPPHTWSLAMRYREDYASVDVPMLPVVATPVATARQIMAYSVVMVITSLALWPVGDTGWVYPLAAIVLGFVFLREARRLLLRAHTGADGPALRPMRLFHFSNIYLALLFIAAAIDPLLR
- a CDS encoding ScyD/ScyE family protein, which produces MGVRTRIAAVAALALTGSLLVVGQAEAGHSHSSLRPVATGLNGPRGVSTYANKVIYSVTDGSVYVTDGHRTLKLGTVPGTAGFPPAIDTNKWGTTYALTGAGGEPGQPPVPGITTLYRMRYGKAPVKIADIGAYQKKDPDPYDLEQNPTDSNPFGLAALSDGTVLVSDAAGNDLLRVWPNGHIKTVAKLKPRVVNVPPGLPATDPDGNPLPPAGTPIPAEAVATSVTVGSDGYWYVGELRGFPATPGTSQIWRIKPGSVGAVCDPDRPYKGNCQRYADGYTSIVDLAGGPRGTLAVVELDKASWLKFELTGPTKGGLFLQYPGKSHKAGYKRELVKDQLTLPGGAGFNRAGQLFVSASVFGPGAVYRVRY
- a CDS encoding COX15/CtaA family protein; this encodes MTTETPPQETEPVSGFWRLVPEPSLDVVRRWGWASIVVNIGIVVTGGLVRLTGSGLGCPTWPSCTDDSYVPHAALGIHGAIEFTNRMLGFVVAIVAILTWLVVMRYRPIRRDLRRLATAAALGVPLQGVIGGISVLTGLNPWIVSAHFLVSPVIITLTVAMMRRSRTSPYPHTPPVVRALATAAVVAVWLTVALGTIVTGAGPHSGDPETGRNGFDPELVSQLHSDVVFGLLGISIALVIATRVTATSRTLRKLAAWLLAIELLQGAVGFTQYFTGLPWGLVLVHMFLAGLLIALVTAVYGERGTPAT